In the Pseudothauera hydrothermalis genome, one interval contains:
- the rpmH gene encoding 50S ribosomal protein L34, protein MKRTYQPSVVRRKRTHGFLVRMKTRGGRAVIRARRAKGRHRLAV, encoded by the coding sequence ATGAAACGCACCTACCAACCTTCCGTCGTCCGTCGCAAGCGCACCCATGGCTTTCTGGTTCGCATGAAGACCCGTGGCGGTCGTGCGGTGATCCGCGCGCGTCGCGCCAAGGGCCGTCATCGCCTCGCCGTCTGA